gttccatttaaacgtacatcaatttaaatgtttacaaaaggcacgaaagccattaattaagtttaatacaagtttgacccactacaaatgatagtttataatccaaacgacactcgagcatggtttggggctaaactactcaaaacgttaggccaacttcgaagaactaacaccaaaagcaccccccgacaacataagcgggagaccactagtccaaacgtatgcccttacccttgtccaagccggaacctataaaatggtaaacaacgagagggtaaacaaggcttagtgagtgcaacaattatacatacatacatataacctacttacttgcaaacacttaccaaatccgcatacatactagttacataattagcatacctttcacatgtataacgctaaatatcacgataacaaggctagtataacaatagcttataacacaacaatacaatatgctaaaacacaagtataacgatgatgttcacaacatccgtagtactcaagatctcaaggctagcccaacgaatggtatcgtaaacatcgaacttaaatcccattcgcctatattaatgtggtatcgtcaacaccgaactttaaacccacatatgaggtatcgtcaacaacgaactttaaaccctcatcaacgtcactacaataatcgtatggcatcgtcaacatcgaactttaattccatacatatgaggtatcgtcaacaacgaactttaaaccctcatccacaacgtaatatactctagggtatggtatcgtcaacatcgaactttaacccataccccacaagcaaataaatcatatacatgcatatataattattccactcaccttaacacttcggtggtgatttaaatgcttccgcaCACCtagagcaaagtacctaatacataggtacacattcaatacacaactagtggcatttaccacattacttacactttgagcatttaatgacccaaatcgcattaaatgactcaaccacacccaaaaccgtccttaaatgccaagactcatattaaatggccaaagctagtgatttaaagtctactaacattaactagcacaacctagggtaattcatacccatctcacccaaactaggtcaacattacccattttgactcattttaacactttgactcacaaactagtcatacttagttcattaactattttcatcatcattaacaagtgtattagtgacaaagaacccatttaacactttcaacttcaaatctcaagtccaaaccctagattatagttacttagggtttcctttcatcaacacaacccaagttcacccattttaaccccaagtgggtcacataagtttcaaatgaaccaaaaccctagcataactaattaaaactcaaaacatagagttagaacttaccgagactaccaacgcgtagctagagacacaaggaacaactttaattcttgctccaaagatcaaccctcaatccttcactctcaaatctcacttttaatccaaatgggttttaagttttgggagagaaattggaaagaaaagagaaaagaaattaaatgaaatggataagtggttgggatttaatgctcccatcagatttaaaCGCCAAATTACTactttgccccttaaagtcatttaatttgagctaaaaccggaatctgtccagcagatttgccgcggcgcggcccaaatgtcgcggcgcgacgtttcgaaggaaaaacaaccccttttaacccaacttctgatccagatttgcttgttatgccgcggtgcggacccaattgtcgcggcacgacctaaggctgtatctgaacagctcgaccaacttaaacaattttcgattttatttaatttgtacattccaaacccgcttcttatattcacctagccttcaacaatagtctcacaagacttaacactaaccaaacccatgtttaaacttatacatgcacaccttatcaagtatacatatattcatacatttacgcataagctaatgaGTTATaatcgtacaaatgattaagtaagtacctttcgatacgtacgggaaaatgggatgttacagtTTACCTACAGAAACACGAACATaaccctttaattccttgaaacaaCCACAAATTCTCACCTAAAAATTTGTCCAGTCAACTAAGCCAAATGTTTCCATATTTCAAAGGATCAGGCTTTTATCTTTCAAGAACACAGACCAACAACTGTCTTCATACAAATTACTCACATTCCTTCCATAGTTAACACTGTTTCTTGATTAATAAATCTTAATTTcatgttggaggttttattgaaatttcgtgtagggtaaaataatcgatagccaaataaatcactgaatcgtggtatcactttccgaaagtaattattcgacccttattgcctgggttacacgaatatcactttgggataagacagagattagttcttgttattggcagtaaacaagaactcttttgcataagagtattaaggtgtttttcgtatatcttattctcataaatgatagtccttatttataggcacccaaaaataagtattattccacgatggagatgtttcactaactaatttcgttttcaaatctaaaacaaatcctttacataaagttgtttattttatttccaacaaccaaatcaaggaaatcgttttcaaatctaaacaaatcctttacataaagttgtttgttttatttccaacaaccaaatcaaggaaatcgttttcaaatctaaaacaaatcctttacataaagttgtttgttttattttcaacaaccaaatctaggaaatcattttcaaatctaaaacaaatcctttacataaagttgtttgttttatttccacgatgaagatgtttcacctagtgcaggaataatacttccgtaatcactcaaatttgtgataatggaaaaccactttcgggtccgggcaatctatcacttaatgggtgtacactccgtacctcctaaccagtttacaagtgtagattaaatccctcaattacactaaatttccaacaatcctccccaatttagtgcaattcgtttcatgagaattaaacaaattaaaacaaaaacttatgcataaatgaaaatatcttgaagattgaattttcaccttagtacattacacattccaaatattcgagaatcggggtgttctaagaattaAACCcgtcaacccatttgaataactgaaaataacatacacctaagttttcaaatactctaaagctatcatGACACTTTACAaccatgtgtccatatccattcatgaatgtatctaaagcaaaagtccaagctttgttgaagcggcaaaacttcacattcacataggtagttcatttcagtcatgcacctgctattgcactttttcaaataaaccattaagaagctaaacttcatcctcaccttcaacaggtccgagtacataccttaccttgggatgatacaaaattttgtactccaaatttctaagtataagccttccacattgaattcaacttctaattttcatcagaagggaattgggtatcttataattagaaatttatgtggactttaaacccatccccacagcagacttgttcaccaagtctcttgccaatcccttcgtcaagtgatcagctaaattctgttgtgacctcacgaacactatagaaatcaccccattcatgatgagttcacgaatcatgctatatctgacacctaagtgtctagactttccattgtacatctggctataagcctttgccaatgtcgcagcactatcacaatagatagacatgggtgctataggtttaggccataatggtatctcatggatcaagtttctaagccattctgcttctgtaccagcagcagctaaagcaacaaactcagattccatcgttgagttggtaatacatgtctgcttcttagaagcccatgaaatagcacctcccccaagcaagaacacccaaccactcgttgaagaatgatattcaatattggttatccaactcgcatcagaatatccttctattaccgaaggaaacccattataagataaactatagtccatagttttcttcaagtacttcagtacccgcctaattgcttgccagtgatgagtactaggattactagtatatctactcagttttcccacagcaaaagcaatatccggccttgtacaagtcatggcgtacatcaaacagccaatcacctgagaatactcaagttgtgatacagcttcaccttgattaggcataagcttctcacttggatcaacaggggtactcacaggattacattcaaagcaattgaactttttcaacaccttctcaatataatgagattgacaaatcgaaattcctttgctttcacgtttgatcctaatgccaaggataacgtcagcctcccccatatctttcatggagaattttgatgacaaaaattcttttgttaaatcaacctgactttggtcagtcccaaagattaacatgtcatcaacatatagacaaattataactcctttacaagaatcatcaaatttactatatacacatttatctgcttggtttaatttaaaaccactagataaaaccacttcatcaaacttctgatgccattgcttaggtgcttgtttcaaaccatataaggacttcacaagtttgcacaccttgccttcatttcctggcatgacaaagccttgaagttggttcatataaacctcctcatccaaatcaccattcaagaatgctgtcttcacatccatctggtgaataaccagattgtgaattgtagccaaagcaatcagtagtctaatggtagtgatacgtgccacaggagcataagtatcaaaatagtcaattccagacttttgtctaaagccttgaatgactaaccttgccttgaacttttcaatagttccatccaccttcatcttctttttgaagatccatttgcaacccaaaggtttgcaaccaggaggtagatcagctaacacccaagtgttattgcccatgatggaatccatctcatcattaattgcctctttccagaatgcaacatcctgagacctcattgcttcatcatatgttttaggatcatcatcaacattgaaacaatacgaatattgggtagaaacatcatccctggaaccttcaattaagtataactgaaaatcaggtccaaatgatttaggtttcccttttcttttgctttttcgaatctcaagtgactgatcaacagccttttcaaagacttcatcattacaatccttatttattccattgttacttggaatcatatcctttggtctaggtatagatgaaaatcgattttcatcaaagattgcatcccttgaatcaatcacagaattgattgagacaaactcattaggctctattacatagaacctatatgtcttggaatgttcaacatatccaacaaatatgcaatctatacctctttcacctaaacttttcttcttgggatcaggtagtcttacaaccgccctacagccccatacccgaagataattcaagttaggtttccttttattccaaagtttataaggtgtaatcttgtttcttttgttaggaactctattaagcaaataacaagctgttaacatagcttccccccaaaatccttcacttaaactcgaataggataacatggaattaaccatttccttaaggaccctattcttcctttcagatataccattttgttgtggagtataaggagttgtggtctcatggataataccaacggattggaaatacgattggtcaatgtattcacctcccctatctgttctaagtcttttaatcaaagtcttttgttgtaattctacttcagttttaaatattttaaatttatctaatgcttcatccttagtatgtaacaaataaacatagcaaaatctagaagcatcatcaataaaagtcacaaaatatttcttgttccctaaagtaggagtagcatgcaaatcacataaatcactatgtattaattctaaaatttcagtatcacgatgtacattttgaaatggtttcttagtgatctttgttaacatacacgttttacacttttcattgttcatgtcaaaagccggtattaatccatctttagacatattttgcattcttttaaagtgtatatgtcctagtctagcatgccaaagtgtagaattatttatgctagaagtagatataaaagcaaaattaacattcaagtgattaatgttaagtctaaacattctattgcataaataaccaaaaccaacaaacataccatgttttgacaaaacaaacttatcagattcaatcacttgtttataaccacaacaatttaacacactactggaaaccaaattttttcttatttgtggtacatgcaaaacatcaaacaaacaaatagtttttccagaactaaaacacaaatccacacttccacgtccatgaacagaggctgttgactcatttcccatatgaagaattgatccatcagtcacaaactcgtaagtcttgaaccaaaatctatccttgcatacatgggtggtggctcccgagtcaacccgccacgcgacatcatcatcctgcacaaaataagcctcagatatatatgaaacgtaataattctcatttgaattattaaatatattctgacctttcgagttgtggttgtttaaaccattccccgaaccgcttgtgctagatcctttggcattattattaccaaaaataaccttgcaatccttttttatgtgtccagttttaccacacttccaacaagtcaatttagacttcttgttcggattagccttgttataaccttgatgtttacgtttgccctttttgtcattattactagtgaactttttatgttccaccatattgacaacagacgtaccagcaacttcgttgctctttggcttgtcattatcctgcaacctgagggattcctcaatacgcagatgactacccaactcaacaagagttaactcctccttcttatgtttcaaagaatgtttaaattctttccaagatggaggtagtttatcaattatgcttgagacttgaatagactcatccatgttcatcttatgttgtgtgaattgaccaagtatacgaatgagctcattgtattgttccaagactggtctagaatcgaccatcttgtaattattaaaattactcacaaggaactttttactagaagcatcctcagacatatacttggtttctaaacagtcccatagttctttagaagattcaacatttaggtaaatatcaaaaagggaatcagccataccattgaggattaaacctctagcgatgtagtcatcgttctcccacttgcaccttttctgaatttgttcaatagtggcatcatcaccatgatcttcaggaattggtgtgctgagtacgtacaccacactcatgctgctcagaaagaagtgcatcttcttttgccatctcctaaaatcaattccctcaaacttatcaagtttggagaaattcgccgtcatgtgtttcatcgtaggcgccatcgattataacgaataattactttcgattgttggaggttttattgaaatttcgtgtagggtaaaataatcgatagccggataaatcactgaatcgtggtatcactttccgaaagtaattattcgacccttattgcctgggttacacgaatatcactttgggataagacagagattagttcttgttattggcagtaaacaagaactcttttgcataagagtattaaggtgtttttcgtatatcttattctcataaatgatagtccttatttataggcacccaaaaataagtattatttcacgatggagatgtttcactaactaatttcgttttcaagtctaaaacaaatcctttacataaagttgtttgttttatttccaacaaccaaatcaaggaaatcgttttcaaatctaaacaaatcctttacataaagttgtttgttttatttccaacaaccaaatcaaggaaatcgttttcaaatctaaaacaaatcctttacataaagttgtttgttttattttcaacaaccaaatctaggaaatcgttttcaaatctaaaacaaatcctttacataaagttgtttgttttatttccacgatggagatgtttcacctagtgcaggaataatacttccgtaatcactcaaatttgtgataatggaaaaccactttcgggtccgggcaatctatcacttaatgggtgtacactccgtacctcctaacccgtttacaagtgtaaattaaatccctcaattacactaaatttccaacatttCATTATTAGAATATTTGATCAAAATAATAGATAAACAAATAAATAACTCTAATCACTTTATAAAAGTACTGAAACAATAAACACAGAGTTGCAAAGAACAAGGAAAACAGCATATACATATACAGGCCACAGTTCTGTTTTTGGTCTACTTTGACATAACATACACACTTTGATACTTAGACTCGTCCTGCACCATATCTCAAAAGTTCTTCAATCCCAGCATGAATCGCAATCATGCTGAATAACTGTGTCCCACTAACAATTATCAGAATGATCTCAAGAGCACGCTGCAAAAAAACAATATTCTCgtgttataattttttttatttaacaaaaGTATATATCTAGTTAATTTGCTCCtatattaaaatattgaatattagtATGTACCATGGTTGAACCGCTCCAACCGATATCTATTTCTTTGCAGGCGAATCTGCAGACACATGTTAAGTAAGTATGAGCCCGACCCGGCCAAATATTGTGCTAAAGTTAGGTAATCACCATAGTGcaaatatatattcatttgttAAAAAATTACCCCATGGCAAGCAATGTAAGCGACCAAGTGATTAAAGATGAAGCAGACGCTGCGTATAGATTTGGTGCATTCCATCGAGAAACATTACCGATTCCAATTGCGGAAGTTGTGAACCCAACAACACCAGCTAAGAGGGACAAGATTACTACATAGCCCGTTGCCATGTTGCCAAACGGATAGTAAATCGGAAATATTCTTGCTGGAATACTCAGAACAGATGCTGCGTGCACCcaaacaagtaaacaaaattaaacATGTCGCGATATTTAATGGACAAGTTAGtaggagtaaattttttttttaccaaaaaggGGAGTAAGAGCATTAGTAATGCATAAGGTTAACAAAGATTGTATTTTGTTGCTAAAATATAAATGTGAGATTGTACCTTGTTCATGGGTTTTTTCGATACCATGATTGACAGCCCAAGAAGCGATTATTATGACGACCAAATAAAGGACAAGGTTAACAAAAAAGAGGAAGAATGTTGCGGGTTGTCCAGCTCCGGTAGCCATGGCTTGTGAAAAGTATGATCAACTTGCTGAATGAAgttaacatttatatatacttgtacaTGTTAGGTTTATTAGTTAAGAATTATTTATTATATTGTTTTATGGATATGATGTTTTGCTTTTGATATGAAACTTGTGGTACCTTCAATAGAAAGAAATGGCTAAAGTTCTTTCCTCTTGCATCAGGCTGAGAAAAAGAATCCTTTTGGCCCTGCAACTGTGTTAACTATTGCGTTTATATGTTATTTTCTTCTTTATTTACACCTTTTTGTGCTTTACTAATTGAAACAGTAATTGTACTGATGCCAACATTTTACTTTCTTAATCATTGAATTAATCTCCGTCAGCAGTTAGTTTTTACTACCtgacaaacgggtcaggttgggttagGGTCAAAatagttttgggttgaaatgggtcatgggttaAACGAGTCCAAATGGTTAGGTTGGTCCGGGTTGGGAAatgggtcgaaacgggtcatggATCAAATGGGTCCAAACAGTTCATATACTTTTACGTCATTTGATTTTCTACATTTATTGTATATTTATTAGTTTATCATTAATtattcatatgtatatgtatatttactatacatatataagaaaatattaatatacataataaatttttttttttttttttggaaaagcaatATACATAATAATTGATATAACCATGAATGTATTCACAAATGTTTGACGGATAAAATTTGTTATGCTCGACCCATTTCACCCCATTCATAAGACCCATCTCCATTTATTGAACTTTAGGAATTAATACCCACTGGACCTGCTATATTATATTTTGTATAGGACCCAATAGGTCGGAGGAAAACCTAATGGAccttttttgaagtttggtttacatTGTGATGCCTAATTTTcctcaagacccaattgacccgaaaACTTGACCCAAGTTTGAGAGTACGAGACTCAGTTTTTACAGTGGTTTGCAGGAAAAATAGAAAATTGATAATCAACTAAAGGTAATACGTAGTAAATCAGTCAGGTAGTGCCTGTTCACATAAGCATCTGTGTCATCACCTCCGTCCGTGTGGCAGTCCCCATCATCATTATGTCAATGTCTTCTTCTAAGCGACAGTCAACATCATCTCTTCTGTCTAACATGATAGTCCACATCAACAATTTCTGCCTGATACCTTCTAAAATCATCAATAAAAATTGGATTTTGTAATTCAAGTCATTGTTTAGGCAATTCTTCCTATAACAGTGTAGCACTACATAGTTATGCTCAAAAAAGTGCAAAAGAAATGGTCAATTAGGAATACAAAGTGATCAAAGATGAATACTAATTAAGAAGACACGATTTAACAACTGAGAGCCTGAGACATTCAAGTTATATAATTTTGAGTTGGCGTCGATAGTACGTATGAACATACGAACAAGTTAGATATGACTTTGCATACTTACATTATGCTATATAAATATTTACAGTATTGAGAATCTTTTTTATGCACTTAAACTCAAATAAATTGGACTGTGAACAGAAAAGTTCAAACCAGAACCTTAAAAAAAGTTGTTACTCTATATGATTTTCCTAACATAGAAGCATTTATAATTTATAACCTTTATAAACTCAATcacataaatgtatatatatagtcCTTTAAATTCACAAATGCTAGTAGAGAGATGGGAAGAAATGGCATAAACCAAACCAATAACATAGGTGTCactaattataaaaaaataaaataaattaacataTGTACATGAATATGAATATACAGTAACAAATTACTTCTCGAATTTAGTTCACTCATCAATCAGCAAATTCATTGCCGTCTCAATTAAAGAATGGATCGATATCTTGAATCTGCTCAATCCAATCGCCCCAGAAAAAGTGTTAAAGCTTTCCAATTCCGATGTGGTCTCCATAATACCTTCGAGCTCTTCCACCATGCCCAGATTTTTGAAAATCTGTATATTTGTCCGTTTATCTTTCATCATGCAAATTGCCAACTCCACTACATATCTTCTAATTCTTGGAGTTTTGGCTTGTGGTTGTGGATATTTCTTCAAAATATGCACAAGCGCTGTTGCTAAATCAGCCTCGTGTATTTCTGCCCTAGCAAACATGTCACTGGCTTCTTTAGATGTCATATATTTGAAGACATGTGCTGCTAGTCCAACCATTACTTCCTGCAACTTACTTTCTTCTGTCATTATTGCCCTTAGTACCTGCAATGGCAGATTAGGacgtgtcaaaatgggtaagaaaATTTTTTTTGGCTCATACTGGGTTCTTTCCACAAAACTTTCTGTTTATTTTTTTAGTGGGTCAGATATGATCACTGTTGTTAAGttcatttttgttttttttttttaaatgattaaGGCAATTTAAGAATTTTGAATACTCTGATACTTTTAATGAGTTAAAGTTTGGGTGTTTAACCCATTTGACATGTTTCATTTTTTCTATTCTGTCACATTATGAAATAGAACCCGCGAATTAACTCATTTAAGTTCAACTGATTATTACAGCCTCATGTTATCATgatttgtagtagtagtagtagtagtggcAATTTTTATCCATTTATAGGTGGATGGATCGATATGGATTATACTTTTTTCAAAATGGGTTATATGAAATGTTCATCCAAATTAGAACTGGTAAAATGGGCGATTTCTTACAATGTAGGTCAACTTGTGCTCAAAATGCACAAGACCTCCTAATTAGTTTACTGAAAACACCAATTAGACTATAACTGCCACAGTATGGTAACTGCAacatattataacatattaattatataaaaagtataagggatgattctaacacacccttttttgatcttcacacacctattttaaccttttactcttctaataatactccatttctttaaattggtgtgtgaggatcaaaaaatggtgtgttagaatcatcccccaaAAAGTATGGTGGATCAACTCAACCCGTTTGACatccagtggcgattctaggattatAATTTAATGGGGTCCCGAAAATTTtttcagtactaattatatttgaatactATTTTAGTGGTAATTTACCTTAAAAAAAACTACAAATTCGAAAAGTATATGAGGTCCGATTAGCTAAATTTGTACTGTCCTGTACAAtttaaaagaaaaattataaatttgaaaaatatacgGGGTCCTCcaattaaatttagtggtgtcctatacaatttaacaGGTAATTTCTACTAAAAATTTTCaaactagtggtgtcccgtgaccccacgggCTTACAACTAAAATCGCCCCTGTTGACATCCTATCCATCCCGCCCATTTTGGCACCTCGAATTTATATTAAGACAAGAAATAAATGGATCCTTTGGGTATATAACTTACAGTAGGTGCAGCAGTGGCTACGCTTCTTAGCTGCTGAAACGAATCTGGTCCACTGTAAATGCATAAATTTCTCAAAATCCTCGCTGCATTTACACGCAGCAACGGATCATCCAAAGCATCAACAAGCTTCTCAATAACTTTCAGTTTTAAAATCCGTTGACAATTATTCACGCTTTCAAACGCCAACATCCCTAACGCTTCTCCAGCTGCCACTCTCACATACTTCCCATTTTCAACCATTCGAtctctaaaaaaaataataaataattctttCAAAACTCCACCTGTACCCCCTATCCTCTCCGTCGCATCAGCATCCAGCGCCAAACTCGTAATTATCTCTATACCA
The window above is part of the Rutidosis leptorrhynchoides isolate AG116_Rl617_1_P2 chromosome 1, CSIRO_AGI_Rlap_v1, whole genome shotgun sequence genome. Proteins encoded here:
- the LOC139881140 gene encoding membrane protein PM19L-like produces the protein MATGAGQPATFFLFFVNLVLYLVVIIIASWAVNHGIEKTHEQASVLSIPARIFPIYYPFGNMATGYVVILSLLAGVVGFTTSAIGIGNVSRWNAPNLYAASASSLITWSLTLLAMGFACKEIDIGWSGSTMRALEIILIIVSGTQLFSMIAIHAGIEELLRYGAGRV